In the genome of Candidatus Acidiferrales bacterium, the window CACTTGACCAGCCTGACTCATCGCCAGCGCCTGCGCCTTCAAGTGCGCGTGACCACGAAAGACGCATCTGTGCCGAGCGTCACCGGAATCTGGCCTACGGCAAACTGGCATGAGCGCGAAGTCTGGGATTTGATGGGTGTGCGCTTCGAAGGCCATCCGAATTTGACGCGCATTCTCATGCCCGACGATTGGGAAGGCCATCCGCATCGCAAGGATTATCCCGTGGAGGGTTATCGCTGATGTCGACCACTGTGCAAACCGCCAGCGGCGAAGCGAAAACGATGGTCCTCAATATGGGCCCGCAGCATCCTTCGACCCACGGCGTCCTGCGCGTGATTCTCGAGCTCGATGGCGAAATCGTGATCAAGGCCGAGCCAGTGATCGGCTATCTGCACACGGGAATCGAGAAAAACTGCGAAAAGCTCACCTATTCGCAGTGCATTCCGCTCACCGACCGTATCGACTATCTCGCGAACCTTTCGAACAATCTCGGGTATTGCCTCGCGGTCGAAAAGCTGGCGGACATCGAGGTTCCGAAGCGCGCGCAGTATATACGCGTTCTGCTAACAGAAATAACGCGCATCGCCTCACATCTGGTCTGGCTCGGGACGCATGCGATTGATTTGGGCGCGATGAGCGTCTTCCTTTATTGCTTCCGTGAGCGCGA includes:
- a CDS encoding NADH-quinone oxidoreductase subunit C is translated as MGAEQQDIPLAVRKLKERDPNGVAEVISFRGETTVVLPRNRLLNLAELLKSDPELDFAFLSDMTAVDRFPIEPRFEVNYHLTSLTHRQRLRLQVRVTTKDASVPSVTGIWPTANWHEREVWDLMGVRFEGHPNLTRILMPDDWEGHPHRKDYPVEGYR